Proteins co-encoded in one Pocillopora verrucosa isolate sample1 chromosome 1, ASM3666991v2, whole genome shotgun sequence genomic window:
- the LOC131785461 gene encoding TBC1 domain family member 24 codes for MELIEISGTFFSHWVESSSSDIKLHREDSKTSKGSRKLSRSRKTSRQDSRTSVSKLYLPKARYSEDEFKEALQMWIQHPEHEETMQLKKLVRQGVLPKLRSELWKDSSGGADIIFNSPHYYEEMIDDIGIQVPSSIPSTIFSGNRNVPSYLLSPDGEKTCLKVLYILSHMHPDIQFAPLVPPLTSLFLHFMEENLCYTCMSALVNSHRSMLDQSQRAFAVMAKTFQDSLKSYFMPSYKQIKEFIETAKGEQLRKNTILIPDWLIWMFHYIDFWTLVYIVDSFVVQGPKVFVRVGLIVFSQFAKFIEQEAEVSENGNLEDLFKQFASLMPLRGYKLLQAAFRIRGLSRKQLERLKSKNITLLENRLLDVPQQTWAPVQTLTVFAVKGSNLLSLQEWELLSSWLPDRLRIKRPICLFTTDTDGCSIRTLYNKCEGDDETVLLVKSSVGEIIGGCWSHPDVSERTTGAPE; via the exons ATGGAATTAATCGAGATAAGCGGTACGTTCTTCTCGCACTGGGTAGAGAGTTCTTCTTCAGATATAAAACTGCACAGAGAGGACTCCAAAACGTCCAAAGGATCCAGAAAATTATCAAGATCGAGAAAAACATCTAGACAAGATTCGAGAACTTCTGTCTCCAAACTCTACTTACCAAAAGCAAGATATTCTGAGGATGAATTTAAAGAAGCCTTACAAATGTGGATACAGCATCCAGAGCACGAGGAAACCATGCAGTTGAAGAAACTAGTTAGACAAGGTGTCCTTCCCAAACTCAGATCTGAACTGTGGAAGGATTCTAGCGGTGGAGCTGACATCATTTTTAACTCTCCTCACTATTATGAAGAAATGATTGATGACATAG GTATTCAAGTACCCTCCAGTATACCTTCAACAATTTTTAGTGGCAACAGAAATGTTCCTTCATACCTATTATCACCAGATGGAGAGAAGACCTGTCTAAAAGTCCTTTATATCTTGTCTCACATGCACCCTGATATCCAATTTGCTCCTTTGGTTCCACCATTAACAtctcttttccttcatttcatgGAGGAAAATCtttgttatacttgtatgtctgCTTTAGTGAATTCTCACCGCTCTATGTTGGACCAAAGTCAGAGGGCCTTTGCTGTGATGGCAAAGACATTTCAAGATTCTTTGAAGTCTTATTTT ATGCCATCTTACAAACAGATCAAGGAATTTATTGAAACAGCAAAGGGAGAACAGTTGCGTAAAAACACTATTCTTATTCCTGATTGGCTTATCTGGATGTTCCATTACATTGATTTTTGGACACTG gTCTACATTGTTGATAGTTTTGTTGTCCAAGGACCCAAAGTTTTTGTGCGTGTTGGTTTGATTGTATTCAGTCAGTTTGCAAAGTTTATTGAACAAGAAG caGAAGTATCAGAAAATGGAAACCTAGAGGATCTGTTTAAACAGTTTGCATCACTTATGCCTTTGAGGGGATACAAGCTTCTTCAG GCAGCTTTCAGAATTCGAGGTCTCTCAAGGAAACAGCTGGAAAgactgaaaagtaaaaatataactTTATTGGAGAACAGATTGTTGGATGTTCCTCAGCAGACCTGGGCACCAGTTCAGACCCTGACTGTGTTTGCAGTTAAAGGTTCCAACTTGCTATCATTACAAGAG TGGGAGTTACTGTCATCATGGCTACCAGACAGGTTACGCATTAAGAGACCTATTTGCTTGTTCACCACAGACACTGATGGATGCAG tataAGAACTTTATACAACAAGTGTGAAGGTGATGACGAGACAGTTCTTCTAGTCAAATCATCTGTTGGTGAG ATCATTGGAGGTTGTTGGTCACATCCAGATGTGAGTGAGAGAACCACAGGGGCCCCAGAA
- the LOC131785460 gene encoding E3 ubiquitin-protein ligase TRIM71-like, with product MDVPTLMHNLKEEVTCSVCMQLYTDPKQLPCLHTFCLQCLNNVARTSKRNGMIRCPLCQREVAVPDCGTMESLPDCFYQKNLLDILAIKKCGNAKVTCGNCGEKNEKVSYCFHCGEFWCSVCLSGHNIIRANKDHRVLSLKDFEDKDFEDVLKRPAFCLKELHERQVLKFFCKMCNVPVCQTCVIVDHVGHNVEHLELTAKAAKENIMIQLDLAKSAGKTHTYLKEEMNEIENCTKATVEKIRNTTQSIIGKLQQFEQKLTSEVEDKGKAALEKLSVRSTAYQAQLTKYEETISQIEHLVNRGTAAEVVQLQSHVSKSLHELKIEPPCRNEGEERLILDFIPNHSFLEKIDDLGSTALGTLSCSATVASKCTVTAKRTAMVGEETKIEIVSRNSRGDQCYSSNDSISSKFSLVETNCSHDFVWETDCSRDFVWKTVDEKNGKYIISFYSNLLGKVRAQFTINGEPIKQTLLLNIKGRTYASVDVIHSDFYNPWGVAVNTSDDIYVTDLNNKKVKILRDHEPFSRTFACDVFYSPSGICTDSSGRIYVTDRGLNRILLFNSKHELCKKIGDEGGLKEPRGISLDPEGNIIICNSGKSCVQLLSSEGDLLLTYDGRACGLQLPFDCTFHENNVYVSDFKGHSIKVFNDVGEFLFQFGEEGSGNGQFKSPTGLAVDKAGNLLVCDDYNHRVQVFTKDGRFLSKFGCYGNEMGQLNKPTGLAVCRNGDIVVAEFGNNRLQYFRN from the coding sequence ATGGATGTTCCAACGTTGATGCATAACCTAAAGGAGGAAGTAACTTGTTCTGTATGTATGCAGTTATATACAGATCCCAAACAGCTGCCTTGTCTACATACATTTTGCCTACAATGTCTTAACAATGTTGCTCGAACAAGCAAACGAAATGGCATGATAAGATGTCCTCTTTGCCAACGTGAAGTAGCTGTGCCTGATTGTGGTACAATGGAGTCTTTACCAGActgtttttatcaaaaaaatcttcTGGATATTTTGGCCATCAAGAAGTGCGGCAATGCTAAAGTGACTTGCGGTAACTGTGGTGAGAAAAACGAGAAAGTGTCTTATTGCTTCCATTGTGGGGAGTTTTGGTGCAGTGTTTGTCTAAGTGGGCATAATATCATTCGTGCGAACAAGGATCATCGTGTTCTCTCATTAAAGGATTTCGAAGACAAAGACTTCGAAGATGTTCTTAAACGACCGGCTTTCTGCTTGAAGGAACTCCACGAGCGACAAGTGCTGAAATTTTTCTGTAAAATGTGCAACGTCCCCGTTTGTCAAACTTGTGTCATAGTCGACCATGTCGGTCATAATGTTGAACATTTGGAGTTAACGGCGAAAGCTGCCAAGGAAAACATCATGATTCAATTAGACTTGGCTAAAAGTGCTGGTAAAACTCACACATACCTCAAAGAAGAGATGAACGAAATAGAAAATTGCACTAAAGCCACCgttgaaaaaataagaaatacaaCCCAGTCAATTATTGGAAAACTTCAACAGTTTGAGCAAAAACTCACTTCAGAAGTTGAAGATAAGGGCAAGGCAGCACTTGAAAAACTTTCAGTAAGAAGTACAGCATATCAGGCACAGTTGACCAAATATGAAGAAACCATATCACAGATTGAACACTTGGTTAACAGAGGTACTGCAGCAGAAGTCGTGCAGTTGCAATCCCATGTCAGTAAGTCCCTTCATGAATTGAAGATTGAACCCCCATGTAGAAATGAAGGTGAGGAAAGGTTAATTTTGGACTTCATTCCAAACCactcttttcttgaaaagattGATGATCTTGGAAGTACAGCACTGGGTACTCTGTCATGTAGTGCAACTGTGGCAAGTAAGTGTACTGTAACTGCAAAACGTACAGCTATGGTTGGTGAAGAGACAAAGATTGAGATTGTCTCAAGGAATTCACGTGGGGATCAGTGTTACAGCTCAAATGACAGCATTTCCTCAAAATTTTCCCTTGTGGAAACAAACTGTTCACATGACTTTGTGTGGGAAACAGACTGTTCACGTGACTTTGTGTGGAAAACAGTGGATGAGAAGAATGGAAAGTATATAATTTCCTTTTACAGTAATTTGTTGGGAAAGGTCAGGGCTCAGTTCACAATAAATGGAGAACCTATAAAGCAGACTTTACTTCTTAACATAAAGGGGAGAACTTATGCATCTGTGGATGTGATTCATTCAGACTTTTATAACCCATGGGGAGTTGCTGTTAATACCTCAGATGACATTTACGTTACTGACTTGAACAATAAAAAAGTGAAGATTTTGAGAGATCATGAGCCTTTTTCAAGAACCTTTGCATGTGATGTGTTTTATTCTCCTTCTGGAATCTGCACTGATTCTTCAGGAAGGATCTATGTCACAGACAGAGGTTTAAACAGAATACTTCTGTTCAATTCCAAACATGAATTATGCAAAAAGATTGGAGATGAGGGAGGACTGAAAGAACCACGTGGGATATCACTAGATCCTGAGGGAAACATTATTATCTGCAATTCAGGAAAAAGTTGTGTCCAACTGCTTTCCTCTGAAGGGGACCTTCTCCTAACCTATGATGGTAGAGCTTGTGGACTTCAATTACCATTTGACTGCACTTTCCATGAAAACAATGTATATGTGTCTGATTTCAAAGGCCATAGTATCAAAGTTTTTAATGACGTTGgagagtttttatttcaatttggtGAAGAGGGATCTGGGAATGGCCAGTTTAAATCACCAACAGGACTAGCAGTGGACAAAGCAGGAAATCTCTTAGTTTGTGATGACTACAACCACAGAGTGCAAGTTTTTACCAAAGATGGAAGGTTCCTATCAAAGTTTGGATGTTATGGAAATGAAATGGGACAGCTGAATAAGCCAACGGGCTTGGCAGTCTGTCGGAATGGTGACATTGTTGTTGCAGAATTTGGAAATAATCGTCTCCAATATTTTAGAAACTAG
- the LOC131785462 gene encoding ciliary-associated calcium-binding coiled-coil protein 1 isoform X3 gives MEYHRNYKRSKKATGILKKRLVPVPAPTPEIVVKKEEEEKESLAWKVLSEEQTQSLKELTVLELEVKLAEVLSIENYHISLPEACVLDYYVAGFWFAKEQNFTLQQISAFFTLLKEMLDNIKEKQFSLVDSIQNFKSLLAGIGVENCPLNGGLECFDVNQAKLITDYFTDSLFQHYKLYQFLFTQEPQEEVVISELEVEVPPLASIPFPPPLDEGMTEEMWREHVMTPPQSPQPEEQTEGEKEQSGEEAHSDNVAHSKDQTAENILSSIEPAQVKNIVKKVADEVLGNFQAEVEVRLKERETALAAKIGKLQPR, from the exons ATGGAATATCATAGAAACTATAAAAGGTCCAAAAAAGCGACTGGTATTTTGAAAAAACGCTTAGTGCCAGTTCCAGCACCCACACCGGAAATTGTGGTGAAAAAA GAGGAAGAGGAGAAAGAGTCACTAGCATGGAAGGTCCTTTCAGAAGAACAGACTCAGTCTCTGAAGGAACTTACTGTCCTTGAATTGGAAGT GAAACTTGCAGAAGTGCTGTCCATTGAAAATTATCACATCTCTCTACCAGAGGCCTGTGTACTGGATTACTATGTTGCAGGGTTTTG GTTTGCAAAAGAACAGAATTTCACCCTTCAGCAAATATCTGcatttttcactcttttgaAGGAAATGCTAGACAATATTAAAG aaaaacaattttcattggTTGACAGTATACAAAATTTCAAGTCACTTCTGGCAGGGATTGGAGTTGAAAACTGTCCACTAAATGGGGGCCTGGAATGTTTTGATGTAAATCAGGCAAAGCTCATAACTGATTACTTTACTGACAG TTTGTTCCAGCATTACAAGTTGTACCAGTTTCTTTTTACTCAGGAGCCACAAGAGGAAGTCGTCATATCTGAG TTGGAAGTTGAAGTTCCTCCACTGGCTAGCATTCCATTTCCACCTCCATTAGATGAAGGCATGACTGAGGAAATGTGGAGGGAACATGTGATGACACCACCACAGTCACCCCAACCAGAAGAACAGACAGAA GGAGAAAAGGAACAATCAGGAGAAGAAG CTCATTCAGATAATGTTGCCCACTCCAAGGATCAAACTGCAGAGAACATTTTATCATCCATAGAACCCGCCCAGGTCAAGAATATTGTGAAGAAAGTAGCTGATGAAGTGTTGGGAAATTTTCAG GCTGAAGTTGAGGTACGGCTTAAGGAAAGAGAGACAGCGTTGGCTGCTAAGATTGGAAAGCTACAACCAAGATAG
- the LOC131785462 gene encoding ciliary-associated calcium-binding coiled-coil protein 1 isoform X1, producing MDYSRAKSPNIGNVLNARRLARRKLQRSAIREREKQEIEKKEEEEKESLAWKVLSEEQTQSLKELTVLELEVKLAEVLSIENYHISLPEACVLDYYVAGFWFAKEQNFTLQQISAFFTLLKEMLDNIKEKQFSLVDSIQNFKSLLAGIGVENCPLNGGLECFDVNQAKLITDYFTDSLFQHYKLYQFLFTQEPQEEVVISELEVEVPPLASIPFPPPLDEGMTEEMWREHVMTPPQSPQPEEQTEGEKEQSGEEAHSDNVAHSKDQTAENILSSIEPAQVKNIVKKVADEVLGNFQAEVEVRLKERETALAAKIGKLQPR from the exons ATGGATTACTCAAGAGCTAAGTCGCCGAATATTGGAAATGTTTTGAACGCGCGGAGACTCGCTCGAAGGAAGTTACAAAGAAGCGCGATAAGAGAACGGGAAAAgcaagaaatagagaaaaag GAGGAAGAGGAGAAAGAGTCACTAGCATGGAAGGTCCTTTCAGAAGAACAGACTCAGTCTCTGAAGGAACTTACTGTCCTTGAATTGGAAGT GAAACTTGCAGAAGTGCTGTCCATTGAAAATTATCACATCTCTCTACCAGAGGCCTGTGTACTGGATTACTATGTTGCAGGGTTTTG GTTTGCAAAAGAACAGAATTTCACCCTTCAGCAAATATCTGcatttttcactcttttgaAGGAAATGCTAGACAATATTAAAG aaaaacaattttcattggTTGACAGTATACAAAATTTCAAGTCACTTCTGGCAGGGATTGGAGTTGAAAACTGTCCACTAAATGGGGGCCTGGAATGTTTTGATGTAAATCAGGCAAAGCTCATAACTGATTACTTTACTGACAG TTTGTTCCAGCATTACAAGTTGTACCAGTTTCTTTTTACTCAGGAGCCACAAGAGGAAGTCGTCATATCTGAG TTGGAAGTTGAAGTTCCTCCACTGGCTAGCATTCCATTTCCACCTCCATTAGATGAAGGCATGACTGAGGAAATGTGGAGGGAACATGTGATGACACCACCACAGTCACCCCAACCAGAAGAACAGACAGAA GGAGAAAAGGAACAATCAGGAGAAGAAG CTCATTCAGATAATGTTGCCCACTCCAAGGATCAAACTGCAGAGAACATTTTATCATCCATAGAACCCGCCCAGGTCAAGAATATTGTGAAGAAAGTAGCTGATGAAGTGTTGGGAAATTTTCAG GCTGAAGTTGAGGTACGGCTTAAGGAAAGAGAGACAGCGTTGGCTGCTAAGATTGGAAAGCTACAACCAAGATAG
- the LOC131785462 gene encoding ciliary-associated calcium-binding coiled-coil protein 1 isoform X2 codes for MAEKKSRSAIRIKSSERERKKSAAKRDSATNRNKGQSEEEEKESLAWKVLSEEQTQSLKELTVLELEVKLAEVLSIENYHISLPEACVLDYYVAGFWFAKEQNFTLQQISAFFTLLKEMLDNIKEKQFSLVDSIQNFKSLLAGIGVENCPLNGGLECFDVNQAKLITDYFTDSLFQHYKLYQFLFTQEPQEEVVISELEVEVPPLASIPFPPPLDEGMTEEMWREHVMTPPQSPQPEEQTEGEKEQSGEEAHSDNVAHSKDQTAENILSSIEPAQVKNIVKKVADEVLGNFQAEVEVRLKERETALAAKIGKLQPR; via the exons ATGGCGGAGAAGAAGTCTCGATCGGCCATTCGAATAAAATCTTCGGAGAGAGAACGGAAGAAATCTGCAGCGAAACGGGACTcggcaacaaatcgaaacaaaGGCCAATCT GAGGAAGAGGAGAAAGAGTCACTAGCATGGAAGGTCCTTTCAGAAGAACAGACTCAGTCTCTGAAGGAACTTACTGTCCTTGAATTGGAAGT GAAACTTGCAGAAGTGCTGTCCATTGAAAATTATCACATCTCTCTACCAGAGGCCTGTGTACTGGATTACTATGTTGCAGGGTTTTG GTTTGCAAAAGAACAGAATTTCACCCTTCAGCAAATATCTGcatttttcactcttttgaAGGAAATGCTAGACAATATTAAAG aaaaacaattttcattggTTGACAGTATACAAAATTTCAAGTCACTTCTGGCAGGGATTGGAGTTGAAAACTGTCCACTAAATGGGGGCCTGGAATGTTTTGATGTAAATCAGGCAAAGCTCATAACTGATTACTTTACTGACAG TTTGTTCCAGCATTACAAGTTGTACCAGTTTCTTTTTACTCAGGAGCCACAAGAGGAAGTCGTCATATCTGAG TTGGAAGTTGAAGTTCCTCCACTGGCTAGCATTCCATTTCCACCTCCATTAGATGAAGGCATGACTGAGGAAATGTGGAGGGAACATGTGATGACACCACCACAGTCACCCCAACCAGAAGAACAGACAGAA GGAGAAAAGGAACAATCAGGAGAAGAAG CTCATTCAGATAATGTTGCCCACTCCAAGGATCAAACTGCAGAGAACATTTTATCATCCATAGAACCCGCCCAGGTCAAGAATATTGTGAAGAAAGTAGCTGATGAAGTGTTGGGAAATTTTCAG GCTGAAGTTGAGGTACGGCTTAAGGAAAGAGAGACAGCGTTGGCTGCTAAGATTGGAAAGCTACAACCAAGATAG